A window from Streptomyces subrutilus encodes these proteins:
- a CDS encoding DUF5995 family protein — MEAVLARMRALDERLPPRDGVAVFNRVYLTVTETLHRRIERGGFPAPRRAETLGVRFAERYLAAVAAERPPACWRPLLQYRRHPGVRPLQYALAGINAHIGHDLALAVVSACRTLDCEPAALEADFDRVGDTLVALEEHIREELMPGPDLLEVADPLTHLVGSWSLDRARAGAWASARLLWTLRRSPEVAEEFRESLDASVGLIGRCLLTPLPAAGDAGRIGRAVRSGGLHLL; from the coding sequence ATGGAAGCGGTGCTGGCGCGGATGCGCGCCCTGGACGAGCGGCTGCCGCCGCGGGACGGCGTCGCCGTCTTCAACCGGGTCTACCTGACGGTCACGGAGACCCTGCACCGGCGCATCGAGCGCGGCGGGTTCCCCGCGCCGAGGCGGGCCGAGACGCTCGGCGTCCGGTTCGCCGAGCGGTACCTGGCGGCGGTGGCGGCGGAGCGGCCGCCGGCCTGCTGGCGGCCGCTGCTGCAGTACCGGCGCCACCCCGGCGTCCGCCCCCTCCAGTACGCCCTGGCCGGGATCAACGCGCACATCGGGCACGACCTGGCGCTGGCGGTGGTGTCGGCCTGCCGCACCCTGGACTGCGAACCGGCTGCGCTGGAAGCGGACTTCGACCGGGTAGGCGACACCCTGGTGGCCCTGGAGGAACACATCCGGGAGGAGCTGATGCCGGGGCCGGACCTGCTGGAGGTCGCCGATCCGCTGACCCACCTGGTCGGCTCCTGGAGCCTGGACCGCGCCCGCGCGGGTGCCTGGGCGTCGGCCCGGCTGCTGTGGACCCTGCGCCGCTCCCCCGAGGTGGCGGAGGAGTTCCGCGAGTCCCTGGACGCGAGCGTCGGCCTGATCGGCCGCTGCCTGCTGACCCCGCTCCCCGCGGCCGGGGACGCCGGCCGCATCGGCCGCGCGGTCCGTTCCGGCGGCCTGCACCTCCTGTGA
- a CDS encoding uracil-xanthine permease family protein, translated as MGLGVRWTLHGDGRTPAPGAVVRPDERLSWPRTAGLGAQHVVAMFGASFVAPVLMGLDPNLAIMMSGVATAVFLLATRGRVPSYLGCSLSFVGVAAAIRAGGGSSAVVTGAVFVVGAALFLAGLAVRRFGARIIHAAMPPVVTGAVVMLIGFNLAPVTASTYWPQDQWTALLTMLFTGLAVVCLRGFWSRIAIFLGLLFGYAISWIFDLVFGRIHSPAGGTEAVDHWRLDLSGVAKADWFGLPGFHAPQFEWSAILIALPVVIALIAENAGHIKAVGEMTGDPLDDELGTAIAADGAASMLSTAVGGPPNTTYSENIGVMAATRVYSTAAYWAAAGFALLFGLCPKFGAVVAAIPGGVLGGITVILYGMIGLLGAQIWLNGRVDLRNPLNLVPAAAGIIIGIGGVTLQITDSFELGGIALGTIVVITGYHTLRYFAPEHLKRQEPLLDAGTSAYDDRGGPDAPDAPPAAR; from the coding sequence ATGGGCCTCGGCGTGCGCTGGACGCTGCACGGAGACGGGCGGACCCCCGCCCCCGGGGCCGTGGTCCGGCCGGACGAGCGGCTGTCGTGGCCGAGGACCGCCGGACTGGGCGCGCAGCACGTGGTGGCCATGTTCGGTGCGAGCTTCGTCGCACCGGTCCTGATGGGCCTGGACCCGAACCTCGCGATCATGATGTCCGGTGTCGCGACGGCCGTCTTCCTGCTCGCCACGCGCGGCCGGGTCCCCTCCTACCTGGGCTGTTCCCTCTCCTTCGTGGGGGTCGCCGCGGCGATCCGGGCCGGCGGCGGGAGCAGCGCCGTGGTCACGGGCGCGGTGTTCGTGGTCGGTGCGGCCCTGTTCCTGGCCGGTCTCGCGGTGCGGCGGTTCGGCGCGCGGATCATCCACGCGGCGATGCCGCCCGTGGTGACGGGCGCGGTCGTGATGCTGATCGGCTTCAACCTGGCGCCGGTGACGGCCTCGACGTACTGGCCGCAGGACCAGTGGACGGCCCTGCTGACGATGCTGTTCACGGGTCTGGCCGTGGTCTGCCTGCGCGGCTTCTGGTCGCGGATCGCGATCTTCCTCGGGCTGCTCTTCGGGTACGCGATCTCCTGGATCTTCGACCTGGTCTTCGGCAGGATCCACTCGCCGGCGGGCGGCACCGAGGCCGTGGACCATTGGCGGCTGGACCTGTCCGGGGTCGCGAAGGCGGACTGGTTCGGCCTGCCGGGCTTCCACGCCCCGCAGTTCGAGTGGTCGGCCATCCTGATCGCGCTGCCCGTGGTGATCGCGCTCATCGCCGAGAACGCCGGGCACATCAAGGCGGTCGGCGAGATGACCGGCGATCCGCTCGACGACGAGCTCGGCACCGCCATCGCCGCCGACGGCGCGGCGTCCATGCTGTCGACGGCGGTCGGCGGGCCGCCGAACACCACCTACTCCGAGAACATCGGCGTCATGGCCGCCACCCGCGTCTACTCGACCGCGGCGTACTGGGCGGCGGCGGGCTTCGCGCTGCTGTTCGGCCTGTGCCCCAAGTTCGGCGCGGTCGTCGCGGCGATCCCGGGCGGGGTGCTCGGCGGCATCACCGTCATCCTGTACGGCATGATCGGCCTGCTCGGCGCGCAGATCTGGCTCAACGGCCGGGTGGACCTGCGCAATCCGCTGAACCTGGTACCGGCCGCGGCGGGCATCATCATCGGCATCGGCGGGGTCACGCTGCAGATCACCGACAGCTTCGAGCTGGGCGGCATCGCGCTGGGCACGATCGTGGTGATCACGGGCTACCACACGCTGCGCTACTTCGCGCCCGAGCACCTCAAGCGGCAGGAGCCGCTGCTCGACGCGGGCACCTCCGCCTACGACGACCGGGGCGGCCCGGACGCGCCGGACGCACCGCCGGCGGCGCGGTGA
- a CDS encoding MFS transporter — protein MTGETDLSPARLRHARFAIAAVFCAHGAVTGSFATRIPWIQDHAGLTAGTLGLALAFPALGAAVAMPLAGRINHRFGARAALRALLALWTLSLILPSLAPNLPTLCVALFVYGATSGMSDVAMNALGVETENRLGRSIMASLHGMWSLGALLGSAAGTVAAHVGASARLHHLIAALALTVAGLVAVRGVLDLRSDQGAEAPPHFALPPKSALLIGAVGFCAVFAEGASLDWSAVYLRDVLHTDAGLAAASTTAFALTMTVARLVGDRVVDRFGPVRTVRAGGALATVGGLLVVTVRHPAGAMAGFGLIGLGIAVVVPLAFAAAARSGPAPAQAIAGVATITYTSGLIAPSAIGAVADATSLVVSFGLVTLLAFALIAGAAVLRPKTAVGGAAEPNRDEPAGIRP, from the coding sequence ATGACCGGGGAAACCGACCTCAGCCCGGCGCGACTGCGCCATGCCCGCTTCGCCATCGCCGCCGTGTTCTGCGCGCACGGCGCCGTCACCGGCTCCTTCGCCACCCGCATCCCCTGGATCCAGGACCACGCCGGGCTCACCGCCGGCACCCTGGGCCTGGCCCTCGCGTTCCCCGCCCTCGGCGCGGCGGTCGCGATGCCGCTGGCGGGGCGGATCAACCACCGGTTCGGCGCGCGCGCCGCGCTGCGGGCGCTGCTGGCGCTGTGGACCCTGTCCCTGATCCTGCCGAGCCTCGCCCCGAACCTGCCGACCCTCTGCGTGGCGCTCTTCGTCTACGGGGCCACCTCCGGCATGTCGGACGTGGCCATGAACGCCCTGGGCGTGGAGACCGAGAACCGGCTGGGCCGCTCGATCATGGCCTCGTTGCACGGCATGTGGAGCCTGGGCGCCCTGCTCGGTTCGGCTGCCGGTACGGTCGCCGCGCACGTCGGGGCCTCGGCCCGGCTGCACCACCTGATCGCGGCACTGGCCCTCACCGTGGCCGGGCTGGTCGCGGTGCGGGGCGTGCTGGACCTGAGGAGCGATCAGGGGGCCGAGGCTCCGCCGCACTTCGCGCTGCCGCCGAAGTCCGCGCTGCTGATCGGCGCCGTCGGTTTCTGCGCGGTCTTCGCGGAGGGCGCGAGCCTGGACTGGTCCGCGGTGTACCTGCGGGACGTGCTGCACACGGACGCGGGACTGGCGGCGGCCTCCACCACGGCCTTCGCGCTGACCATGACCGTGGCGCGGCTGGTCGGCGACCGGGTGGTGGACCGGTTCGGTCCGGTGCGCACGGTCCGCGCGGGCGGCGCGCTGGCCACCGTGGGCGGCCTGCTGGTGGTGACCGTGCGGCATCCGGCGGGGGCCATGGCCGGGTTCGGGCTGATCGGGCTGGGCATCGCGGTGGTGGTGCCGCTGGCGTTCGCGGCGGCGGCGCGCAGCGGGCCGGCCCCGGCACAGGCCATCGCCGGCGTCGCGACGATCACGTACACCTCGGGTCTGATCGCACCGTCCGCCATCGGTGCGGTGGCGGACGCGACCTCCCTCGTGGTCTCCTTCGGTCTGGTCACCCTGCTGGCCTTCGCGCTGATCGCGGGGGCCGCCGTCCTGCGGCCGAAGACTGCCGTCGGCGGAGCCGCGGAGCCCAATCGGGACGAACCAGCAGGTATCCGGCCGTAA
- a CDS encoding ROK family transcriptional regulator yields the protein MTPALTPAPSPASPSTARAINDRLALQLLQEAGPLTATQLKTRTGLSRPSVADLVERLTEAGLVEVVGESGEQRRGPNAKLYGIVAHRAHLAALDVRTDSVTAVVTDLLGHPLAEAALPVGAPEDAVAALLRTARAAGAGDLHTVAVGAPGLVAPGSRELRGTQGLPVWHRDLVDALRRSLPATVLVENETNLAALAEQRLGTARDLDSFVLLWLGGGVGAAVVLDGRLRRGASGGAGEIGFLPVPGTGALPSATDCGGGFHALAGREAVTALARRHGFDGPAEEAVAGAAGEPFLDVLAERLALGAAAVAAVLDPGCVVLGGELGLAGGPPLATRVARRLATLTPLPTQVRATSLGGTAVLAGARLAAREAAQEVLFGG from the coding sequence GTGACTCCTGCCCTCACCCCGGCCCCGTCCCCCGCCTCACCCAGCACCGCCCGCGCCATCAACGACCGCCTCGCCCTGCAACTCCTCCAGGAGGCGGGACCGCTGACGGCCACCCAGCTCAAGACCAGGACCGGCCTCTCCCGCCCCTCGGTCGCCGACCTCGTCGAACGCCTCACCGAAGCCGGACTCGTCGAGGTCGTCGGAGAATCCGGCGAACAGCGCCGCGGCCCCAACGCCAAGCTGTACGGGATCGTCGCCCACCGCGCCCACCTCGCCGCCCTCGACGTGCGCACCGACAGCGTCACCGCCGTCGTCACCGACCTCCTCGGCCATCCCCTGGCCGAAGCCGCCCTCCCCGTCGGAGCCCCCGAGGACGCGGTGGCCGCCCTGCTGCGCACCGCCCGCGCCGCCGGCGCCGGGGACCTCCACACCGTCGCCGTCGGAGCCCCCGGCCTGGTCGCCCCCGGCAGCCGCGAACTGCGCGGCACCCAGGGCCTGCCCGTCTGGCACCGGGACCTGGTGGACGCCCTCCGGCGCAGCCTGCCCGCCACCGTGCTCGTCGAGAACGAGACCAACCTGGCCGCCCTCGCCGAGCAACGCCTCGGCACCGCCCGCGACCTCGACTCCTTCGTCCTGCTCTGGCTGGGCGGGGGCGTCGGCGCGGCCGTCGTCCTGGACGGCCGGCTGCGCCGCGGTGCCTCCGGCGGGGCGGGCGAGATCGGCTTCCTCCCCGTCCCCGGCACCGGCGCCTTGCCCTCCGCGACCGACTGCGGCGGCGGCTTCCACGCCCTGGCCGGCCGGGAGGCCGTCACCGCCCTGGCCCGCCGACACGGCTTTGACGGCCCGGCCGAGGAAGCGGTGGCCGGAGCGGCCGGCGAGCCCTTCCTCGACGTCCTGGCCGAACGCCTCGCGCTGGGCGCGGCCGCCGTCGCCGCCGTCCTGGACCCCGGCTGCGTGGTCCTGGGCGGCGAACTGGGCCTCGCGGGCGGGCCTCCCCTGGCAACCCGCGTGGCCCGCCGCCTGGCGACCCTGACCCCCCTCCCGACACAGGTCCGCGCCACCTCCCTGGGCGGCACGGCGGTCCTGGCGGGGGCGAGGCTGGCGGCGAGGGAAGCGGCGCAGGAGGTGCTGTTCGGGGGGTAG
- a CDS encoding SDR family oxidoreductase gives MSTILVTGGTGNLGALVAARLRDRGHEVRVLSRRAPRYPVDLRDGTGLDAALAGAEVVVHCASSPRGGDDTAARHLVAAARRAGTVGNLVYVSIVGVDVVPLGYYRTKLRVERLLEESGLGVTVLRATQFHDLVARIVGAAARLPVMPLPKDVRVQPIAVGEVADRLADLAVPTPAGRVPDMGGPEIRTLPDLARTYLAATSRTRRIVPLPLTGRIHAALRQGANLTPSHAVGRGTFAEFMAGRGR, from the coding sequence ATGAGCACCATCCTCGTCACCGGAGGCACCGGAAACCTCGGCGCGCTCGTCGCCGCACGCCTGCGCGACCGGGGCCACGAGGTCCGGGTGCTGAGCCGGCGCGCGCCGCGGTACCCGGTCGACCTGCGCGACGGCACCGGGCTCGACGCGGCGCTGGCCGGCGCGGAGGTGGTCGTGCACTGTGCGAGCAGCCCGCGCGGCGGGGACGACACCGCCGCCCGGCACCTCGTCGCGGCCGCCCGGCGCGCCGGGACGGTCGGCAACCTCGTCTACGTCTCCATCGTCGGCGTCGACGTGGTCCCGCTCGGCTACTACCGCACGAAACTGCGGGTCGAACGGCTTCTGGAGGAGTCCGGGCTGGGCGTCACGGTGCTGCGCGCCACCCAGTTCCACGACCTGGTGGCGCGCATCGTGGGGGCCGCGGCCAGGCTGCCCGTGATGCCGCTGCCGAAGGACGTACGGGTGCAGCCGATCGCGGTCGGAGAGGTCGCCGACCGCCTGGCCGACCTCGCCGTCCCCACCCCCGCCGGCCGCGTCCCGGACATGGGCGGCCCCGAGATCCGCACCCTCCCGGACCTGGCCCGCACCTACCTCGCCGCGACCTCCCGCACCCGCCGGATCGTCCCCCTCCCCCTGACGGGCAGGATCCACGCGGCCCTCCGCCAAGGCGCCAACCTGACCCCGTCCCACGCGGTGGGCCGGGGCACGTTCGCGGAGTTCATGGCGGGACGGGGTCGGTAG
- a CDS encoding RNA polymerase sigma-70 factor, translating into MSTQGAAAAAAFQEHRPRMFAVAYRMLGSAVEAEDVVQDAYLRWSSADRRDVAHPGAWLAKTVTRLCLNHLASARVRREEYAGPWLPEPVLTATGALGPLESAEQREGVSMALLVLLERLTPAERAVYVLREAFAYAHREIAQLLDLTEPHCRQLYHRAAGRLAEASPAPRPAPDPERWQGLVDTFLTAARDGDLARLEELLTADVRYVADGGGVVGAARRPIVGRDKVARFVLGALRKYVAGVPVTVAEVNGAPALLFGEVAVLLVAFRNGRVSDMGAVVNPEKLAYLRRQLSHSRTLSGPR; encoded by the coding sequence GTGAGCACCCAAGGCGCCGCGGCCGCCGCGGCCTTCCAGGAACACCGGCCCCGGATGTTCGCCGTCGCCTACCGCATGCTCGGCTCGGCCGTCGAGGCCGAGGACGTCGTGCAGGACGCGTACCTGCGCTGGAGCTCCGCCGACCGCCGCGACGTCGCCCACCCCGGGGCCTGGCTGGCCAAGACCGTCACCCGTCTGTGCCTCAACCACCTCGCCTCCGCGCGGGTCCGGCGCGAGGAGTACGCCGGGCCGTGGCTGCCCGAGCCGGTGCTCACCGCCACCGGAGCGCTCGGCCCGCTCGAATCGGCCGAGCAGCGCGAGGGCGTGTCCATGGCCCTGCTGGTGCTGCTGGAGCGGCTCACCCCCGCCGAACGCGCGGTCTACGTCCTGCGCGAGGCCTTCGCCTACGCCCACCGCGAGATCGCCCAGCTGCTCGACCTCACCGAGCCCCACTGCCGCCAGCTCTACCACCGGGCCGCCGGACGGCTGGCCGAAGCCTCCCCCGCGCCGCGCCCCGCGCCCGACCCCGAGCGGTGGCAGGGTCTGGTCGACACCTTCCTGACGGCGGCCCGCGACGGCGACCTGGCCCGCCTGGAAGAGCTGCTGACGGCCGACGTGCGCTACGTGGCGGACGGCGGCGGCGTGGTCGGCGCGGCCCGGCGGCCGATCGTGGGACGGGACAAGGTGGCCCGCTTCGTGCTCGGCGCGCTGCGGAAGTACGTGGCCGGCGTCCCCGTCACCGTCGCCGAGGTCAACGGCGCGCCGGCGCTGCTGTTCGGCGAGGTGGCGGTGCTGCTCGTCGCATTCCGGAACGGACGGGTCAGCGACATGGGCGCGGTGGTCAACCCGGAGAAGCTGGCCTATCTGCGACGGCAGCTGTCACATTCCCGCACCCTGTCCGGTCCCCGCTGA
- a CDS encoding chitinase C-terminal domain-containing protein, with translation MPSPTRTRAMLLASGATIAGLLVAGLSTGVSHAADNETCRPDGLYKTAGVDVPYCSVYDSEGREKMGADHQRRVIGYFTGWRTGKDGTPAYLANNIPWSKITHINYAFAHVGSDNKISVGTDNANNAATGMTWPGVAGAEMDPSLPYKGHFNQLTKFKKQYPNVKTLISVGGWAETGGYFGDDGNRVNSGGFYSMATNADGSVNQAGIDTFANSSVEFIRKYGFNGVDIDYEYPTTMKDAGNPLDWQLANARRAGLVKGYDALMKSLREKLDRAGAADGKHYLLTVAAPSSGYLLRGMETFQMQKYLDYVNIMSYDLHGAWNEYVGPNASLFDDGKDAELAAANVYGSSQYGGVGYLNTDWAYHYFRGSMPAGRINIGLPYYTRGHKNVQGGTDGLWGKASAATCPAGAGLTKCGDGAVGIDNLWHDKDTNGVESPAGSNPMWHAKNLEKGIVGDYVTKYGFPANTTLTGTYVRKYDATLVAPWLWNAQKKVFLSTEDEQSVAAKADYVVNRGIGGTMVWEMAGDYGWNAAKGQYEMGDTLTSLMYDKFKAAAPYGAKKSNKALPTQAVDIKTEFTEFKLGDSNYPITPKVKITNNTQATLPGGTEFQFDYGTSAPGNASDQSGFGTKVISSDHTGSNVGGLKGDFHRVSLKLPAWQTLAPGASVDLAFNYYLPVTTPSNWTVNISGTTYALAGDLGRGTTLVQPGTTAPPTTPPTTPPTTPPTTPPTTPPTTPPTTPPGGTCTAPAYVAGQVYNSGNLVSHQGRTWKAQWWTQNQAPGTTGEWGVWKDQGAC, from the coding sequence ATGCCGTCCCCCACACGCACGAGAGCGATGCTCCTGGCATCCGGCGCCACCATCGCCGGACTGCTGGTCGCCGGGCTCTCGACCGGCGTCTCCCACGCCGCCGACAACGAGACCTGTCGCCCGGACGGGCTGTACAAGACCGCCGGCGTCGACGTGCCGTACTGCTCGGTCTACGACTCCGAGGGCCGCGAGAAGATGGGCGCCGACCACCAGCGCCGCGTCATCGGCTACTTCACCGGCTGGCGCACCGGCAAGGACGGCACCCCCGCCTACCTCGCCAACAACATCCCGTGGTCGAAGATCACCCACATCAACTACGCCTTCGCGCACGTCGGTTCCGACAACAAGATCTCCGTCGGCACCGACAACGCCAACAACGCCGCCACCGGGATGACCTGGCCGGGCGTCGCCGGCGCCGAAATGGACCCCTCGCTGCCCTACAAGGGCCACTTCAACCAGCTGACGAAGTTCAAGAAGCAGTACCCGAACGTCAAGACGCTCATCTCGGTGGGCGGCTGGGCCGAGACCGGCGGCTACTTCGGCGACGACGGCAACCGGGTCAACTCCGGCGGCTTCTACTCCATGGCCACCAACGCCGACGGCTCGGTGAACCAGGCCGGCATCGACACCTTCGCGAACTCCTCCGTCGAGTTCATCCGCAAGTACGGGTTCAACGGCGTCGACATCGACTACGAGTACCCGACCACGATGAAGGACGCCGGCAACCCGCTCGACTGGCAGCTGGCCAACGCCCGCCGCGCGGGCCTCGTCAAGGGCTACGACGCCCTCATGAAGTCGCTGCGCGAGAAGCTCGACCGCGCGGGCGCCGCGGACGGCAAGCACTACCTGCTCACCGTCGCCGCCCCCTCCTCCGGCTACCTGCTGCGCGGCATGGAGACCTTCCAGATGCAGAAGTATCTGGACTACGTCAACATCATGTCCTACGACCTGCACGGCGCCTGGAACGAGTACGTCGGCCCGAACGCCTCGCTCTTCGACGACGGCAAGGACGCCGAGCTGGCCGCCGCCAACGTCTACGGCAGCTCCCAGTACGGCGGTGTCGGCTACCTCAACACCGACTGGGCCTACCACTACTTCCGCGGCTCCATGCCGGCCGGCCGCATCAACATCGGCCTGCCGTACTACACCCGCGGCCACAAGAACGTCCAGGGCGGCACCGACGGCCTGTGGGGCAAGGCCTCCGCGGCCACCTGCCCGGCCGGCGCGGGCCTGACCAAGTGCGGTGACGGCGCGGTCGGCATCGACAACCTGTGGCACGACAAGGACACCAACGGCGTCGAGTCGCCGGCGGGCTCCAACCCGATGTGGCACGCCAAGAACCTGGAGAAGGGGATCGTCGGCGACTACGTCACCAAGTACGGCTTCCCCGCGAACACCACGCTGACCGGCACCTACGTCCGCAAGTACGACGCGACCCTGGTCGCCCCGTGGCTGTGGAACGCGCAGAAGAAGGTCTTCCTCTCCACCGAGGACGAGCAGTCCGTCGCCGCCAAGGCCGACTACGTGGTCAACCGCGGCATCGGCGGCACCATGGTCTGGGAAATGGCCGGCGACTACGGCTGGAACGCCGCCAAGGGCCAGTACGAGATGGGCGACACGCTCACCTCGCTGATGTACGACAAGTTCAAGGCGGCCGCCCCGTACGGCGCGAAGAAGTCCAACAAGGCGCTGCCGACCCAGGCCGTGGACATCAAGACGGAGTTCACCGAGTTCAAGCTGGGCGACTCCAACTACCCGATCACCCCGAAGGTCAAGATCACCAACAACACCCAGGCCACCCTGCCGGGCGGCACGGAGTTCCAGTTCGACTACGGCACCTCGGCCCCGGGCAACGCCTCGGACCAGTCCGGCTTCGGCACCAAGGTGATCAGCAGCGACCACACCGGCAGCAACGTCGGCGGTCTCAAGGGCGACTTCCACCGGGTCTCCCTGAAGCTCCCGGCCTGGCAGACACTGGCCCCGGGCGCCTCGGTCGACCTCGCCTTCAACTACTACCTCCCGGTGACCACGCCCTCCAACTGGACGGTGAACATCTCCGGCACCACCTACGCCCTCGCCGGCGACCTGGGCCGCGGCACCACCCTGGTCCAGCCCGGCACCACGGCGCCGCCGACCACCCCGCCGACGACGCCCCCGACCACCCCGCCCACCACTCCCCCGACCACGCCCCCCACGACCCCGCCGACGACGCCTCCGGGCGGCACCTGCACCGCCCCGGCGTACGTGGCCGGCCAGGTCTACAACAGCGGGAACCTCGTCTCCCACCAGGGCCGCACGTGGAAGGCCCAGTGGTGGACGCAGAACCAGGCACCCGGCACCACGGGTGAGTGGGGCGTCTGGAAGGACCAGGGAGCCTGCTGA
- the ribD gene encoding bifunctional diaminohydroxyphosphoribosylaminopyrimidine deaminase/5-amino-6-(5-phosphoribosylamino)uracil reductase RibD, with product MWQEDPVATHAAHTAPDADTRAMRRAVELAARGLGSTSPNPVVGCVLTDPAGTVVGEGWHERAGGPHAEVHALRAAAGAARGGTAYVTLEPCDHTGRTGPCSRALVDAGVARVVYAVPDPTPQARGGADTLREAGIATECGLLAAEAEAGNAAWLTSVRRGRPYVLWKYAATLDGRVAAADGTSRWISSAESRADVHRLRAEADAVLVGSGTLRADDPHLAVRGAEDARQPLRVVLDTRATVRPGARVLDGAAPTLVAVAEDADTGHLAGVDVVRLPYDGDGLSVAALLGELHRRAIRSVLLEGGPTLAGAFVAAGAIDEVVGYLAPVLLGAGPAALADAGIGTLSEALRLRITRTDRIGTDLRITAVPTAPKEH from the coding sequence ATGTGGCAGGAGGACCCGGTGGCGACACACGCCGCGCACACAGCACCCGACGCGGACACCCGCGCCATGCGCCGAGCCGTCGAGCTCGCCGCCCGCGGCCTCGGCTCCACCAGCCCCAACCCCGTCGTCGGCTGCGTCCTCACCGACCCCGCCGGCACCGTCGTCGGCGAAGGCTGGCACGAGCGGGCCGGCGGCCCGCACGCCGAGGTGCACGCCCTGCGCGCCGCGGCCGGCGCCGCCCGCGGCGGCACCGCCTACGTCACCCTCGAACCCTGCGACCACACCGGCCGCACCGGCCCCTGCTCCCGCGCCCTCGTCGACGCCGGCGTCGCCCGGGTCGTCTACGCCGTCCCCGACCCCACCCCGCAGGCCCGCGGCGGCGCCGACACCCTGCGCGAGGCCGGGATCGCCACCGAGTGCGGGCTGCTCGCGGCGGAGGCCGAGGCCGGCAACGCCGCCTGGCTGACCTCCGTACGCCGCGGCCGGCCGTACGTCCTGTGGAAGTACGCCGCCACCCTCGACGGCCGCGTCGCCGCCGCCGACGGCACCAGCCGCTGGATCAGCTCCGCCGAGTCCCGCGCCGACGTCCACCGGCTGCGCGCCGAGGCCGACGCCGTCCTCGTCGGCTCCGGAACCCTGCGCGCCGACGACCCGCACCTCGCGGTCCGCGGCGCCGAGGACGCCCGCCAGCCGCTGCGCGTCGTCCTCGACACCCGTGCCACGGTCCGCCCCGGCGCCCGCGTCCTGGACGGGGCCGCGCCGACCCTCGTCGCCGTCGCCGAGGACGCCGACACCGGCCACCTCGCCGGTGTGGACGTGGTCCGCCTCCCGTACGACGGGGACGGCCTCTCCGTGGCCGCGCTCCTCGGCGAACTGCACCGGCGCGCGATCCGCTCCGTGCTCCTCGAAGGCGGCCCCACCCTGGCCGGCGCCTTCGTCGCCGCGGGCGCCATCGACGAGGTCGTCGGCTACCTCGCCCCCGTCCTCCTCGGCGCGGGCCCCGCCGCCCTCGCCGACGCCGGCATCGGCACCCTCTCCGAGGCGCTCCGGCTGCGGATCACCCGCACCGACCGCATCGGCACCGACCTGCGCATCACCGCCGTCCCCACAGCCCCCAAGGAGCACTGA
- a CDS encoding riboflavin synthase → MFTGIVEELGEVSAVEQLTEASRFRLRGPLVTEGARHGDSIAVNGVCLTVVESADGEFTADVMRETLDRSSLGALTAGSKVNLERPMALGGRLGGHLVQGHVDGTGTILSRTPSEHWELVKVALPGTLSRYVVEKGSITVDGVSLTVVEAAADWFTISLIPTTLALTTLGIKQPGDPVNLEVDVLAKYVERLLAAGVDPLTAKGADR, encoded by the coding sequence GTGTTCACCGGAATCGTCGAAGAACTGGGCGAGGTCAGCGCCGTCGAGCAGCTCACGGAGGCCTCCCGCTTCCGCCTGCGCGGCCCCCTCGTCACCGAAGGCGCCCGGCACGGCGACTCCATCGCCGTCAACGGCGTCTGCCTGACCGTCGTGGAGAGCGCCGACGGCGAGTTCACCGCCGACGTCATGCGGGAGACCCTCGACCGCTCCAGCCTCGGCGCCCTCACCGCGGGCTCCAAGGTCAACCTGGAGCGCCCGATGGCCCTCGGCGGACGGCTCGGCGGCCACCTGGTCCAGGGGCACGTGGACGGCACCGGGACGATCCTCTCCCGCACCCCCTCCGAGCACTGGGAGCTCGTCAAGGTCGCCCTCCCCGGCACGCTCTCCCGCTACGTCGTCGAGAAGGGCTCCATCACGGTGGACGGGGTCAGCCTCACCGTGGTCGAGGCGGCCGCCGACTGGTTCACCATCAGCCTCATCCCCACCACCCTCGCCCTCACCACCCTCGGCATCAAGCAGCCCGGAGACCCGGTCAACCTGGAGGTGGACGTCCTGGCGAAGTACGTCGAACGCCTGCTGGCCGCCGGCGTCGACCCGCTGACCGCGAAGGGAGCCGACCGGTGA